Proteins encoded in a region of the Streptomyces sp. NBC_00258 genome:
- a CDS encoding Mov34/MPN/PAD-1 family protein, whose product MLTITQALVDQIVAHARQDHPDEACGVVAGPEGTGRPERFIPMLNAARSPTFYEFDSGDLLKLYRELDDRDEEPVVIYHSHTATEAYPSRTDISYANEPGAHYVLVSTADADDAGPFQFRSFRILEGEVTEEEVTVVETY is encoded by the coding sequence ATGCTGACCATCACCCAGGCCCTCGTCGACCAGATCGTCGCGCACGCGCGCCAGGACCACCCCGACGAGGCGTGCGGCGTGGTCGCCGGCCCGGAGGGCACCGGCCGCCCCGAGCGGTTCATCCCGATGCTCAACGCCGCGCGCTCGCCCACGTTCTACGAGTTCGACTCCGGCGACCTCCTCAAGCTCTACCGCGAGCTGGACGACCGCGACGAGGAACCGGTCGTCATCTACCACTCCCACACGGCCACCGAGGCGTACCCCTCACGCACCGACATCTCGTACGCGAACGAGCCCGGCGCGCACTACGTCCTGGTCTCCACGGCGGACGCCGACGACGCCGGGCCCTTCCAGTTCCGGTCCTTCCGGATCCTGGAGGGCGAGGTGACGGAGGAGGAGGTCACGGTCGTGGAGACGTACTGA
- a CDS encoding putative leader peptide, with product MVSHDVSDKTPGMLLVARLHVDLCRLQSAICTR from the coding sequence ATGGTTTCCCACGACGTGAGCGACAAGACCCCGGGCATGCTGCTCGTGGCACGGTTGCACGTCGACCTGTGCAGGCTGCAGAGCGCCATCTGTACGCGCTGA
- a CDS encoding MoaD/ThiS family protein produces MAIEVRIPTILRTYTDGQKAVEGGGETLAALFADLETRHAGIQARIVDGGELRRFVNVYLNDEDVRFLDGINTKLTDGDNVTILPAVAGGMV; encoded by the coding sequence ATGGCCATCGAGGTCCGCATCCCCACCATCCTCCGCACCTACACCGACGGCCAGAAGGCCGTCGAGGGCGGCGGGGAGACCCTCGCCGCTCTCTTCGCCGACCTGGAGACCCGCCATGCGGGCATCCAGGCCCGCATCGTGGACGGCGGCGAGCTGCGCCGCTTCGTGAACGTGTACCTGAACGACGAGGACGTGCGCTTCCTCGACGGCATCAACACCAAGCTGACCGACGGCGACAACGTCACGATCCTGCCGGCCGTGGCCGGCGGCATGGTCTGA
- a CDS encoding PLP-dependent cysteine synthase family protein, translating to MRYDSPLAAVGNTPLVRLPRLSPSADVRIWAKLEDRNPTGSVKDRPALHMIEQAEKDGRLTPGCTILEPTSGNTGISLAMAAKLKGYRMVCVMPENTSQERRELLGMWGAEIIPSPAAGGSNTTVRVAKELAAEHPDWVMLYQYGNPDNAGAHYATTGPEILADLPSVTHFVAGLGTTGTLMGVGRFLREHKPDVKIVAAEPRYDDLVYGLRNLDEGFVPELYDASVLTTRFSVGSADAVTRTRELLQQEGIFAGVSTGAALHAAIGVGQKSVKSGEPADIVFVVADGGWKYLSTGVYTAATTEEAIETLQGQLWA from the coding sequence ATGCGTTACGACTCCCCGCTGGCCGCGGTGGGCAACACCCCTCTGGTGCGCCTGCCGCGGCTCTCGCCGTCCGCCGACGTCCGCATCTGGGCGAAGCTGGAGGACCGCAATCCGACCGGCTCGGTCAAGGACCGTCCCGCGCTCCACATGATCGAACAGGCGGAGAAGGACGGCCGGTTGACGCCCGGCTGCACGATTCTGGAGCCCACCTCCGGCAACACCGGCATCTCGCTCGCCATGGCGGCGAAGCTCAAGGGCTACCGCATGGTCTGCGTCATGCCCGAGAACACCTCACAGGAGAGGCGGGAACTGCTCGGCATGTGGGGCGCCGAGATCATCCCGTCTCCGGCGGCCGGGGGCTCGAACACGACGGTGCGGGTGGCGAAGGAGCTGGCCGCCGAGCACCCCGACTGGGTGATGCTCTACCAGTACGGGAACCCCGACAACGCGGGTGCGCACTACGCCACGACGGGGCCGGAGATCCTGGCGGACCTGCCCTCCGTCACGCACTTCGTCGCAGGGCTCGGCACCACCGGCACGCTGATGGGTGTGGGCCGCTTCCTCCGCGAGCACAAGCCCGACGTCAAGATCGTCGCGGCTGAGCCGCGGTACGACGACCTCGTGTACGGGCTTCGGAACCTCGACGAGGGATTCGTGCCCGAGCTCTACGACGCGTCCGTCCTGACGACCCGGTTCTCCGTCGGCTCCGCCGACGCCGTGACCCGTACGCGGGAGCTGTTGCAGCAGGAGGGGATCTTCGCGGGTGTCTCCACGGGGGCGGCGCTGCACGCGGCGATCGGAGTCGGACAGAAGTCCGTGAAGTCGGGCGAGCCCGCCGACATCGTCTTCGTCGTGGCCGACGGCGGCTGGAAGTACCTCTCCACGGGGGTCTACACAGCCGCCACGACGGAAGAGGCCATCGAAACACTGCAGGGCCAGCTCTGGGCGTAG
- a CDS encoding type II toxin-antitoxin system PemK/MazF family toxin: MDASWWLALVAVVLLAGVATLVDGWGRGSSRGRGRSRSRSTGRSPGRRADRPPGRPRGRGGLLRSSRTSRPRPAEIWWANVPYEDGPGAKDRPCLVLSVRGRTAVVAKITSKHQDERRAGVIPLPPGSVGDARGRASFLETSELRGLPVRDFRRRVGPVDPAIWDQVRDLTR; the protein is encoded by the coding sequence ATGGATGCGTCGTGGTGGCTCGCGTTGGTGGCGGTGGTGCTACTGGCGGGTGTCGCGACGCTGGTGGACGGGTGGGGGCGGGGGTCCTCCCGCGGGCGGGGCCGTTCGCGGAGCCGTTCGACAGGCCGGTCGCCCGGTCGCCGGGCGGACCGTCCTCCGGGGCGGCCGCGGGGCCGGGGCGGGCTCCTGCGTTCTTCCCGAACTTCCCGTCCGCGGCCTGCCGAGATCTGGTGGGCGAACGTTCCCTACGAGGACGGGCCCGGGGCGAAGGACCGGCCCTGTCTCGTCCTGTCCGTGCGGGGCCGTACCGCTGTCGTCGCCAAGATCACCAGCAAGCACCAGGACGAGCGGCGGGCCGGGGTCATCCCGCTTCCGCCCGGGTCCGTCGGGGACGCCCGCGGGCGGGCCAGCTTCCTCGAAACGTCCGAGCTGCGGGGTCTGCCGGTACGGGACTTCCGCCGACGGGTGGGCCCGGTGGACCCCGCGATCTGGGACCAGGTCCGCGACCTGACCCGCTAG
- a CDS encoding MBL fold metallo-hydrolase has translation MKLTVVGCSGSFPSAESACSSYLVEADGFRLLLDMGNGALGELQRHCGLYDLDAIFLSHLHADHCIDMCAYFVARYYRHDGGRCDPIPVYGPEGTEQRLTTAYADTPSASSMSEVFDFHTVKPGSFEIGPFSVHTEKVSHPVEAYGIRVEHGGRSLTYSGDTGVCDTLDELARDTDLFLCEAAFTHGKENIPDLHLNGREAGETAARAAARRLVLTHIPPWTDPQANLADARAVFGGPVELATPRVTYEI, from the coding sequence ATGAAGCTCACCGTCGTCGGCTGCTCGGGGTCGTTCCCGTCCGCGGAATCGGCCTGCTCGAGCTACCTCGTCGAGGCCGACGGCTTCCGGCTGCTTCTCGACATGGGCAACGGTGCCCTTGGCGAGCTGCAGCGCCACTGCGGTCTCTACGACCTTGACGCGATCTTCCTCAGCCATCTGCACGCCGACCACTGCATCGACATGTGCGCGTACTTCGTCGCGCGCTACTACCGCCATGACGGCGGCCGCTGCGATCCGATCCCCGTCTACGGACCAGAGGGCACGGAGCAGCGCCTGACCACCGCGTACGCGGACACTCCCTCCGCCTCCTCCATGAGTGAGGTCTTCGACTTCCACACGGTCAAGCCGGGCTCCTTCGAGATCGGCCCGTTCTCGGTGCACACCGAGAAGGTGAGCCACCCCGTGGAGGCGTACGGCATCCGTGTCGAGCACGGCGGCCGGTCGCTCACGTACTCCGGGGACACCGGCGTGTGCGACACCCTCGACGAACTCGCCCGGGACACCGACCTGTTCCTCTGCGAGGCCGCGTTCACGCACGGCAAGGAGAACATCCCGGATCTCCACCTCAACGGCCGCGAGGCCGGCGAGACCGCGGCCCGCGCAGCGGCCCGCCGCCTGGTCCTGACCCACATCCCGCCGTGGACGGACCCCCAGGCGAACCTGGCGGACGCCCGAGCGGTGTTCGGAGGGCCGGTGGAACTCGCGACACCGCGGGTCACGTACGAGATCTGA
- a CDS encoding PTS transporter subunit EIIC, which yields MTTATAPAAPAKKWGSGLFQGLQKVGRSLQLPIAVLPAAGILLRLGQPDVFGADGLGWNKVASVFATAGDAVFANLPLLFCVGIAIGFAKKSDGSTALAALVGFLVYKNVLTAFPISEAKVQKGADVAATYNDPKVLGGIVMGLIAAVTWQRFHRTKLPDWLGFFNGRRLVPILMAFIGTAVGVFFGLVWEPIGDVITNFGEWMTGLGAVGAGIFGAINRALLPVGMHQFVNTVAWQEIGTYTDSAGAVWHGDLPRFFHGDPTAGQFMTGFFPIMMFALPAAALAITHCARPERRKAVGGMMVSLALTSFVTGITEPIEFAFMFIAPVLYVIHAVLTAISMAVTWALGVHHGFSFSAGAIDYFLNWNLATKPWMIIPIGLVFAAIYYVTFRFAIIRFNLATPGREPDEEVEDLTKA from the coding sequence ATGACCACCGCCACAGCTCCGGCGGCCCCCGCGAAGAAGTGGGGATCCGGCCTGTTCCAGGGCCTGCAGAAGGTCGGCCGCAGCCTGCAGCTCCCCATTGCCGTGCTGCCGGCCGCCGGCATCCTGCTCCGTCTCGGCCAGCCCGATGTGTTCGGCGCGGACGGGCTCGGCTGGAACAAGGTCGCGTCCGTGTTCGCCACCGCCGGCGACGCGGTCTTCGCCAACCTGCCGTTGCTGTTCTGCGTCGGCATCGCCATCGGCTTCGCCAAGAAGTCGGACGGCTCCACCGCGCTCGCGGCGCTCGTCGGTTTCCTCGTCTACAAGAACGTGCTCACCGCGTTCCCGATCAGCGAGGCCAAGGTCCAGAAGGGCGCGGACGTCGCCGCGACCTACAACGACCCCAAGGTCCTCGGCGGCATCGTGATGGGCCTGATAGCCGCGGTCACCTGGCAGCGCTTCCACCGCACCAAGCTCCCCGACTGGCTCGGCTTCTTCAACGGCCGCCGTCTCGTGCCGATCCTGATGGCCTTCATCGGCACCGCCGTCGGCGTCTTCTTCGGCCTCGTCTGGGAGCCCATCGGCGATGTCATCACCAACTTCGGCGAGTGGATGACCGGCCTCGGCGCGGTCGGCGCGGGCATCTTCGGCGCGATCAACCGCGCGCTGCTGCCGGTCGGCATGCACCAGTTCGTGAACACCGTCGCCTGGCAGGAGATCGGCACCTACACGGACTCCGCCGGCGCCGTCTGGCACGGTGACCTGCCCCGCTTCTTCCACGGCGACCCGACCGCCGGTCAGTTCATGACGGGCTTCTTCCCCATCATGATGTTCGCGCTCCCGGCCGCCGCCCTGGCGATCACGCACTGCGCCCGCCCCGAGCGCCGCAAGGCCGTCGGCGGCATGATGGTCTCCCTCGCGCTGACCTCCTTCGTCACGGGTATCACCGAACCGATCGAGTTCGCGTTCATGTTCATCGCGCCGGTCCTGTACGTGATCCACGCGGTCCTCACCGCGATCTCGATGGCCGTCACCTGGGCGCTGGGCGTCCACCACGGCTTCAGTTTCTCCGCCGGTGCCATCGACTACTTCCTGAACTGGAACCTCGCCACCAAGCCATGGATGATCATCCCGATCGGCCTGGTCTTCGCGGCGATCTACTACGTGACCTTCCGCTTCGCGATCATCAGGTTCAACCTCGCGACGCCGGGCCGTGAGCCCGACGAGGAGGTCGAGGACCTCACCAAGGCGTGA
- a CDS encoding PTS transporter subunit EIIC, translating to MSADSAAAPARARWSNLFQGLQKMGRSLQLPIAVLPAAGILNRLGQPDVFGDDGLGWTNVSKVMAGAGGALLDGSLGLPLLFCVGVAIGMAKKADGSTALAAVAGFLVYYNVLRQFPEDCAEQAKVVAAGCQADDGSVVVFTYQNPGVFGGIVMGLMAAYFWQRYHRTKLVDWLGFFNGRRLVPIIMAFVAIAFAALCLWVWPPIGRGLEDFSDWLVSLGSWGAGLFGIANRALLVIGLHQFLNVPMWFQFGSYTKPDGTVVHGDINMFLAGDPDAGQFTSGFFPIMMFALPAACLAMTHCAKPQRRKEIGGLMMSIALTSFVTGITEPIEYSFVFIAPALYAVHAVLTGASMAVTWGLGVHDGFSFSAGLIDYVINWNLATKPWAIIPIGLCFAVVYYVVFRFAITKFDLPTPGREPEDEVEDVTKA from the coding sequence ATGAGTGCCGACAGCGCCGCCGCGCCCGCGCGCGCCCGTTGGAGCAACCTGTTCCAGGGTCTGCAGAAGATGGGCCGCAGCCTCCAACTGCCCATCGCCGTGCTGCCGGCCGCCGGCATTCTCAACCGCCTGGGTCAGCCGGACGTGTTCGGGGACGACGGTCTGGGCTGGACGAACGTCTCCAAGGTGATGGCGGGCGCGGGCGGCGCGCTGCTGGACGGTTCGCTCGGTCTGCCGCTGCTGTTCTGTGTCGGTGTGGCGATCGGTATGGCGAAGAAGGCCGACGGTTCGACGGCGCTCGCGGCGGTGGCCGGATTCCTCGTCTACTACAACGTGCTGCGGCAGTTCCCGGAGGACTGCGCGGAGCAGGCGAAGGTGGTGGCGGCCGGCTGTCAGGCGGACGACGGCTCGGTGGTGGTCTTCACCTACCAGAATCCGGGTGTCTTCGGCGGCATCGTCATGGGGCTGATGGCGGCCTACTTCTGGCAGCGTTACCACCGCACCAAGCTGGTGGACTGGCTCGGCTTCTTCAATGGCCGCCGTCTCGTCCCGATCATCATGGCGTTCGTGGCGATCGCCTTCGCGGCGCTGTGCCTGTGGGTGTGGCCGCCGATCGGCCGGGGTCTCGAGGACTTCAGCGACTGGCTGGTGAGTCTGGGTTCGTGGGGTGCGGGCCTCTTCGGTATCGCCAACCGCGCGCTGCTGGTGATCGGGCTGCACCAGTTCCTGAACGTGCCCATGTGGTTCCAGTTCGGCAGTTACACCAAGCCGGACGGCACGGTCGTGCACGGCGACATCAACATGTTCCTGGCGGGCGACCCGGACGCGGGCCAGTTCACGTCGGGCTTCTTCCCCATCATGATGTTCGCGCTGCCGGCGGCGTGCCTGGCGATGACGCACTGCGCAAAACCCCAGCGCCGCAAGGAAATTGGCGGCCTGATGATGTCGATCGCCCTGACGTCGTTCGTCACGGGCATCACGGAACCGATCGAGTACTCCTTCGTGTTCATCGCGCCCGCCCTGTACGCGGTGCACGCGGTTCTCACGGGCGCCTCGATGGCGGTGACGTGGGGTCTGGGTGTGCACGACGGCTTCAGTTTCTCGGCGGGCCTGATCGACTACGTCATCAACTGGAATCTGGCCACGAAACCCTGGGCGATCATTCCGATCGGCCTGTGCTTCGCCGTCGTCTACTACGTGGTCTTCCGGTTCGCGATCACGAAGTTCGACCTGCCGACGCCCGGCCGGGAGCCGGAGGACGAGGTCGAGGACGTGACGAAGGCGTAG
- a CDS encoding glucose PTS transporter subunit EIIB encodes MASKAEKIVAGLGGIENIEEVEGCITRLRTEVIDPSKVDEAALKAAGAHGVVKMGNAIQVVIGTDADPIAADIEDMM; translated from the coding sequence ATGGCCAGCAAGGCTGAGAAGATCGTCGCCGGGCTCGGCGGCATCGAGAACATCGAAGAGGTCGAGGGCTGCATCACCCGCCTCCGCACCGAGGTCATCGACCCGAGCAAGGTCGACGAGGCCGCCCTGAAGGCCGCGGGCGCCCACGGCGTCGTCAAGATGGGCAACGCCATCCAGGTCGTCATCGGCACCGACGCGGACCCGATCGCCGCGGACATCGAAGACATGATGTGA
- the rph gene encoding ribonuclease PH: MSRIDGRTPEQLRPITIERGWSKHAEGSVLVSFGDTKVFCTASVTEGVPRWRKGSGEGWVTAEYSMLPRATNTRGDRESVRGKIGGRTHEISRLIGRSLRAVIDYKALGENTIVLDCDVLQADGGTRTAAITGAYVALADAISWAQGKKIIRVGRQPLTGTVSAVSVGIVGGVPLLDLCYEEDVRADTDMNVVCTGDGRFVEVQGTAEAEPFAREELNSLLDLAVLGCTELAVAQRTALDTVLER, from the coding sequence ATGTCTCGAATCGACGGCCGCACGCCCGAACAGCTCCGCCCGATCACCATCGAACGCGGCTGGAGCAAGCACGCCGAGGGCTCCGTCCTCGTCTCCTTCGGCGACACGAAGGTCTTCTGCACCGCCTCCGTGACCGAGGGCGTCCCGCGCTGGCGCAAGGGCAGCGGCGAGGGCTGGGTCACCGCCGAGTACTCCATGCTCCCGCGGGCCACCAACACCCGCGGCGACCGCGAATCCGTCCGCGGCAAGATCGGCGGCCGCACGCACGAGATCAGCCGCCTCATCGGCCGCTCCCTGCGCGCCGTCATCGACTACAAGGCGCTCGGCGAGAACACCATCGTCCTCGACTGCGACGTCCTCCAGGCCGACGGCGGCACCCGCACAGCCGCCATCACCGGCGCGTACGTCGCCCTCGCGGACGCCATCTCCTGGGCCCAGGGCAAGAAGATCATCCGGGTCGGCCGTCAGCCCCTCACCGGAACGGTCAGCGCCGTCTCCGTCGGCATCGTCGGCGGCGTGCCCCTCCTCGACCTCTGCTACGAGGAGGACGTCCGCGCCGACACCGACATGAACGTCGTCTGCACCGGCGACGGCCGCTTCGTCGAGGTCCAGGGCACCGCCGAGGCCGAACCGTTCGCCCGCGAGGAGCTCAACTCCCTTCTCGACCTGGCCGTTCTGGGCTGCACGGAACTCGCTGTCGCCCAGCGCACGGCGCTTGATACGGTCCTGGAAAGGTAA
- the rdgB gene encoding RdgB/HAM1 family non-canonical purine NTP pyrophosphatase: MTRLILATRNPGKITELRAILAAAGLDHDLVGADAYPEIPDVKETGVTFAENALLKAHALAQATGLPAVADDSGLCVDVLGGAPGIFSARWSGTHGDDRANLGLLLAQLGDIADEHRAAHFACAAALALPDGTERVVEGRLRGTLRHEPTGTHGFGYDPILQPDGDTRTCAELTPDEKNAISHRGKAFRGLVPVVRELLG, from the coding sequence ATGACCCGCCTGATCCTCGCCACCCGCAACCCCGGAAAGATCACCGAGCTGAGGGCGATCCTCGCCGCCGCAGGTCTCGACCACGACCTCGTCGGCGCGGACGCCTACCCGGAGATCCCCGACGTCAAGGAAACCGGCGTCACCTTCGCCGAGAACGCCCTCCTCAAGGCGCACGCCCTCGCCCAGGCCACCGGCCTCCCGGCCGTCGCCGACGACTCGGGCCTGTGCGTCGACGTCCTCGGCGGCGCCCCCGGCATCTTCTCCGCCCGCTGGTCCGGCACCCACGGCGACGACCGGGCCAACCTCGGGCTCCTCCTCGCCCAACTCGGCGACATCGCCGACGAACACCGCGCCGCCCACTTCGCCTGCGCCGCCGCGCTGGCCCTCCCCGACGGGACGGAACGCGTGGTCGAGGGCCGCCTCCGCGGCACCCTGCGCCACGAGCCCACCGGAACCCACGGGTTCGGCTACGACCCGATCCTCCAGCCCGACGGCGACACCCGCACCTGCGCGGAACTCACCCCCGACGAGAAGAACGCGATCAGCCACCGGGGCAAGGCGTTCCGCGGACTCGTGCCGGTGGTACGGGAGTTGCTGGGCTGA
- a CDS encoding ArsR/SmtB family transcription factor: MSDEGEPEPGPEAGTGTEPVGERRTVSDPAALKALAHPLRLKILRQLAVSGPATSTTLAAALGENTGTLSYHLRRLERGGFIEDVPERPNSRERWWRAVRGLDVRRPAQDEMTDGERAVAGALDRMRLDEDIELARRFTEEQAESDGWMRGSRSLSHLTKEEVTAFHDAYLDLLTRFARGPEDAPADAKPVLLRWFALPVE; encoded by the coding sequence ATGAGCGATGAAGGCGAGCCCGAGCCCGGGCCGGAGGCCGGCACCGGTACCGAACCCGTCGGCGAACGACGCACGGTCAGTGACCCGGCAGCCCTCAAGGCCCTCGCGCACCCGCTACGGCTGAAGATCCTCCGCCAACTGGCCGTCTCCGGCCCGGCGACCTCCACGACCCTCGCCGCCGCCCTCGGGGAGAACACCGGCACCCTCAGCTACCACCTGCGCCGCCTGGAGCGCGGCGGCTTCATCGAGGACGTACCGGAACGGCCCAACAGCCGCGAGCGCTGGTGGCGGGCGGTGCGCGGACTGGACGTACGCAGGCCGGCGCAGGACGAGATGACCGACGGCGAACGGGCGGTCGCGGGAGCCCTCGACCGGATGCGGCTCGACGAGGACATCGAGCTGGCCCGGCGCTTCACCGAGGAACAGGCCGAGTCGGACGGCTGGATGCGCGGCTCCCGCAGCCTCAGTCACCTCACCAAGGAAGAGGTGACCGCCTTCCACGACGCCTACCTCGACCTCCTGACCCGCTTCGCCCGGGGCCCGGAGGACGCGCCCGCGGACGCGAAGCCGGTACTGCTGCGGTGGTTCGCGCTGCCGGTTGAGTGA
- a CDS encoding HNH endonuclease signature motif containing protein, translating to MKTDPGRGMPRPDPYSKERLAPVVAEARNWTDLMRRLGLGTSGGQRRVLQGKVTDHGLDTSHFAKRSPWRKYPDAAIAEAALASSSLREVALKLGATPATGTLSHIRRRISAAGIDISHFPGMDRPDVDLPFTPEELRTAASASTSMRGVARTLGVPDDSRSRATLSRMLLALGIDVGHFLYRRAAIPEDRLRSLVQSSSSYADVMRGLDMEVNDTNHRRVRRTASRLNLDTSHFKRRAWGLPDRPPPSSTAHRVLVVLPDQAGRTNRTQLHRALIEIGVPYVCVECGNTGEWRGRPITLQIDHANGDWRDNRRENLRYLCPNCHALTETWCRQKGRARLAG from the coding sequence ATGAAAACCGACCCTGGTCGCGGCATGCCACGACCAGACCCGTACAGCAAGGAGCGGCTCGCACCGGTCGTCGCCGAGGCCCGTAACTGGACTGACCTGATGCGACGCCTCGGCCTCGGGACAAGTGGCGGCCAACGGCGAGTGCTGCAGGGGAAAGTAACGGATCACGGACTCGACACGAGCCACTTCGCCAAGCGAAGCCCATGGCGCAAGTACCCGGACGCCGCCATTGCAGAAGCTGCCCTCGCGTCGTCCTCGCTGCGCGAAGTGGCCCTGAAGTTGGGTGCCACCCCGGCAACAGGAACGCTCTCCCACATCCGACGCCGCATCAGTGCGGCGGGCATCGACATCAGCCACTTCCCCGGCATGGATCGCCCCGACGTGGACCTGCCTTTCACGCCGGAAGAGCTGCGGACAGCCGCATCCGCGTCAACCAGCATGCGGGGTGTTGCCCGCACACTTGGCGTCCCGGATGACAGTCGTTCACGCGCGACGTTGAGCCGGATGCTCCTCGCACTGGGCATTGACGTCGGACACTTTTTGTACCGACGTGCCGCTATTCCCGAGGACAGACTGCGCAGCCTTGTACAGAGCTCCAGCAGCTATGCCGACGTCATGCGTGGTCTCGACATGGAAGTCAACGACACCAATCACCGACGTGTTCGGCGCACCGCTTCGCGCCTGAATCTCGACACCAGCCACTTCAAGCGCCGAGCCTGGGGGCTACCGGATCGCCCACCACCGTCATCGACCGCACACCGGGTACTGGTCGTCCTGCCGGATCAAGCGGGACGGACCAACAGGACGCAGCTCCACCGGGCCTTGATCGAGATCGGGGTGCCGTACGTATGCGTGGAGTGCGGCAACACCGGTGAGTGGCGGGGGCGCCCGATTACCCTGCAGATCGATCATGCCAACGGAGACTGGCGGGACAACCGCAGAGAGAACCTGCGATACCTCTGCCCCAACTGCCATGCACTGACGGAGACGTGGTGCCGCCAGAAGGGAAGGGCACGTCTCGCAGGGTGA
- the bcp gene encoding thioredoxin-dependent thiol peroxidase — protein MSERLQPGDTAPAFTLPDADGNEVSLADHKGRKVIVYFYPAALTPGCTKQACDFTDNLELLAGAGYDVIGVSPDKPEKLAKFRDKENLKITLLADPEKTVTESYAAYGEKKNYGKTYMGVIRSTIVVDEEGKVERALYNVRATGHVAKIIKDLGI, from the coding sequence ATGAGCGAGCGACTCCAGCCCGGCGACACCGCCCCCGCCTTCACCCTGCCCGACGCCGACGGCAACGAGGTCTCCCTGGCCGACCACAAGGGCCGCAAGGTCATCGTCTACTTCTACCCGGCCGCCCTGACCCCCGGCTGCACCAAGCAGGCCTGCGACTTCACGGACAACCTCGAGCTCCTCGCCGGCGCGGGCTACGACGTCATCGGCGTCTCCCCCGACAAGCCCGAGAAGCTCGCCAAGTTCCGCGACAAGGAAAACCTCAAGATCACCCTGCTCGCCGACCCCGAAAAGACGGTCACCGAGTCCTACGCCGCCTACGGCGAAAAGAAGAACTACGGCAAGACCTACATGGGCGTCATCCGCTCCACGATCGTGGTGGACGAGGAAGGCAAGGTCGAACGGGCGCTGTACAACGTCCGGGCCACGGGCCACGTGGCGAAGATCATCAAGGACTTGGGGATCTGA
- a CDS encoding DUF3618 domain-containing protein — protein sequence MSDTSSTPDTRTPAQIEADIKRRRETLADTLDEIGVRVHPKTIVGDAKAKVASSIDHTLGRAYVGVNRVVGDVKGQFVTEEGAPRLDRIVPVALVVVGVVGLLTLGTRRRRG from the coding sequence GTGTCGGACACGTCGAGCACGCCGGACACCAGGACTCCGGCGCAGATCGAGGCGGACATCAAGCGCCGTCGCGAAACTCTCGCCGATACGCTCGACGAGATCGGTGTGCGGGTGCACCCGAAGACCATCGTCGGGGACGCCAAGGCCAAGGTGGCGTCCAGCATCGACCACACGCTCGGACGTGCCTACGTCGGCGTCAACCGCGTCGTCGGCGATGTGAAGGGGCAGTTCGTCACGGAGGAGGGGGCGCCGCGGCTGGACCGTATCGTGCCCGTCGCCCTCGTCGTGGTCGGAGTCGTCGGACTGCTCACCCTGGGCACCAGGCGCCGCAGGGGTTGA
- a CDS encoding GroES family chaperonin: MLHDRVLVRQDTAEGERRSGGGILIPATAAVGRRLAWAEVVAVGQNVRTVEPGDRVLYDPEDLAEVEVRGTAYVLMRERDLHAVAADRFEGSEDSTGLYL, encoded by the coding sequence ATGCTCCACGACCGTGTGCTCGTGCGGCAGGACACCGCCGAGGGCGAGCGCCGTTCCGGCGGCGGCATCCTGATCCCCGCGACGGCGGCCGTGGGCCGGCGGCTCGCCTGGGCCGAGGTCGTCGCGGTCGGGCAGAACGTACGGACCGTGGAGCCGGGTGACCGCGTCCTGTACGACCCGGAGGACCTTGCCGAGGTCGAGGTGCGCGGCACCGCGTACGTGCTGATGCGTGAGCGGGATCTGCACGCCGTGGCGGCGGACCGGTTCGAGGGTTCCGAGGACTCGACCGGCCTGTACCTCTGA
- the sugE gene encoding quaternary ammonium compound efflux SMR transporter SugE: MAWVLLVVAGLLEVGWSIGMKYTDGFTRLVPSVLTGAGIVASMFLLSYAAKTLPIGTAYGVWVGIGAAGAAVFGMAVLGEPATAARIFFVCLLLVAVVGLKATSGH, encoded by the coding sequence ATGGCCTGGGTCCTGCTCGTCGTCGCCGGTCTGCTGGAAGTCGGCTGGTCGATCGGTATGAAGTACACCGACGGTTTCACGCGGCTCGTGCCGAGCGTTCTCACCGGTGCGGGCATCGTCGCCAGCATGTTCCTGCTGTCGTACGCGGCGAAGACGCTGCCCATCGGTACCGCCTACGGCGTCTGGGTCGGCATCGGCGCGGCCGGGGCGGCGGTGTTCGGCATGGCGGTGCTCGGTGAACCGGCGACCGCCGCCCGGATCTTCTTCGTGTGCCTGCTGCTGGTTGCCGTGGTGGGGCTGAAGGCGACCTCCGGTCACTGA